The sequence TTACTCGCGCTGTTTGTTCTGGTGGGAAGTTGTTTACTTCGCACATCCGTTTCGTTTCATCGAAGCCAAACTGTTCGATCCATCGGCGCACAAGCCATACGGGATGACTTGTCGCGATGGCTAACCGTTCGCTCTCATCTTTTATGTCGTCCAAGGAGCGCAATCCTTGCCGTTGAACAGAACGTAATATGCCGTTGACGAGCGAAGCGATGCCACGATGACCACGACGCTTGGCAATTTCGACTGCTTCAAATAACACCGCCCGATCAGGGATTCGATCTAAATATACCATTTGATAAAGCGACATGCGAAGTAGTAGGTGCACCCACGGCTCGATTTTTCCTTTGATAAACGGCTGTAAATAGTAATCAAGCGTATCGCGTCGCTGAATCGTGCCGTATACTAATTCTGTTAAAAGGGCAACGTCTTGGGCGGATAATTCGTTCGTTTCGATCACATGATGTAATGATAAATTGCTATATGCTCGTTTTTTTTCAATATCGATTAGCACATCTAATGCTACATTTCGCACGTTACTCATTCGTTCCTCCTAATACTGTCCCGATGGAAATCGTCGTGCCGCGCAAAAAGTCAGTTGCGCTCATTTTCCGTTTCCCCGCTGGTTGTAGTTCCGTAATTTTAATTGCCGTTTCATTCCCTGTCGCAACGATGATGCCATCTTGTTCAACGGCGACAATGGTACCAGGTTTCGCTTGTGAAGAAGCGGGTACTTTTTCTCCCCACCAAATTTTCCACCGTTCCTCACCATACATCGTATAGGCAACAGGCCACGGATTCATGCCGCGAATATGGTTGTAAATGTCTTCTCCTGTTTTTGTCCAATCGATTCGCTCTTGTTCTGGTTTAATGTTGTACGCAAACGTCGCTTGTTCATCCTCTTGCTTGATCGGCATAATGTCGCCTCGAAGCAGTTTTGGGAGCGTCTCAGAAAGTAGTCGTGCTCCTGCTTGGCTTAGTTTGTCGTGCAATGTTCCGACGGTATCGCGCTCATCGATTGGCACTTCCACTTGCGTTAATATATCGCCTGCATCTAGTTTTTCAACCATATACATAATGGTAATACCTGTTTTTTCTTTTCCTTGTAAAATGGCGTAATGAATCGGTGCCCCTCCACGCAACTCAGGCAAAAGCGAGGCATGCACGTTAATACAACCGTACGTTGGTGCGTCAAGAAGCGGTTTCGGTAAAATTTGTCCGAATGCAGCGGTCACAATTAAATCAGGCTGTAGAGCGATGACGTGCTCGTATTGTTCTTTCTCGCGAATTTTCGTTGGTTGAAATACCGGAATGCCGTACGATTCCGCTGCCACTTTGACAGGTGGTGGCGTCAATTGTTGTTTTCGCCCTTTCGGTTTATCTGGCTGTGTAACGACGCCGACCACGTTGTATCCGTCTTTGATCAATTGTTCTAAAATCGGAACAGCAAAATCAGGTGTTCCCATAAACACAATGTTCATTGTTCGAACTCCCCTTCTTCATAATAGCGAATCACTTTTGACGTAAATAATATGCCATGTAAATGGTCAATCTCATGTTGTAAGGCACGCGCTAAAAAGCCGGTCGCTTCGATTTCAAACGGGCGACCGCGACGATTTTGCGCACGTACTTTCACGTATTGAAAACGTTTTACTTCCCCAAACAGTCCCGGAAAACTTAAACAGCCTTCGGGACCGATTTGCTCGCCGTTTTGGGCAACGATGATTGGATTAATTAATTCAATGCGCCCATGACGGTCGCCAATATCGACAATGGCAATTTGTTGATCGACACCAATTTGTGGAGCAGCTAATCCAACTCCATCGGCCGCAAGCATCGTATCGTACATATCATTTAATAACTTGATTAGCTTTCGGTCAAATACGGTGACTGGTTGACAAACCGTTTCTAAAATGGGTGCAGGATATGTCACAATCGGTAAAATGGCCAAAATGGTTCCTCCCTTATTTACATCATCATATATGGATTTAAATCGATCGTAATCGTCACATCGCCGCGCGCCATGTCGCGCTGATAATGTTCGACAATCGCGCGAAGCGCTGTCGTTAAGTTCGTTTCCCGCTTGTATTTTATCATGCATTGGTAACGATATCTATCGTTCATGCGTGCAATTGGCGAAGCAACAGGTCCTAACACGACCGCTTCAGCTGACAAATGTTTTTTCACATGTGCAGCGATTTTTTCAGCGATGCTTATTCCTTTTAGCGCATCGACATGGGATACGGTAATGAGCGTTAAATAGTAAAACGGTGGATATCCATGTTTTTTTCTGTTCATCATTTCGCGCTCATAAAATGCTTCGAAGTGATGATCGGCTGCTAGTTGAATGCTGTAATGTTCGGGCGTATACGTTTGAATAACGACTTCTCCCGGCAAATGATGCCGCCCCGCTCGGCCACTCACTTGCGTCAACAGTTGAAACGTTTTTTCGGCCGCCCGAAAGTCAGGGACATGAAGCATCGTGTCTGCCGCTAATACGCCAACTAATGTGACGTTCGCAAAGTCAAGCCCTTTCGCTATCATTTGCGTGCCGAGTAAAATGTCCGCTTTTCCGTCGCCAAACTCGTTTAACAGCCGTTCATGTGCTCCTTTTCGGCTCGTTGTATCGACATCCATGCGAATGACGCGAGCATGAGGGAGAAGTTTAGTTAATTCTTCTTCCACCTTTTGTGTTCCTGTTCCGAAAAAACGAATATGTTCGCTTTGACAAGCAGGACAATGGGCAGACATGCGCTGTTCGTATCCACAATAATGGCATTTCAGTTGCTGCTGCACGCGATGATACGTAAGCGAAATATCGCAATGTGGACATTGAATGACGTGACCGCAATCGCGACACATGACAAAAGATGAATAACCACGACGATTTAAAAACAAAACAGACTGCT comes from Anoxybacillus flavithermus and encodes:
- the fmt gene encoding methionyl-tRNA formyltransferase; this translates as MNIVFMGTPDFAVPILEQLIKDGYNVVGVVTQPDKPKGRKQQLTPPPVKVAAESYGIPVFQPTKIREKEQYEHVIALQPDLIVTAAFGQILPKPLLDAPTYGCINVHASLLPELRGGAPIHYAILQGKEKTGITIMYMVEKLDAGDILTQVEVPIDERDTVGTLHDKLSQAGARLLSETLPKLLRGDIMPIKQEDEQATFAYNIKPEQERIDWTKTGEDIYNHIRGMNPWPVAYTMYGEERWKIWWGEKVPASSQAKPGTIVAVEQDGIIVATGNETAIKITELQPAGKRKMSATDFLRGTTISIGTVLGGTNE
- the def gene encoding peptide deformylase, which produces MAILPIVTYPAPILETVCQPVTVFDRKLIKLLNDMYDTMLAADGVGLAAPQIGVDQQIAIVDIGDRHGRIELINPIIVAQNGEQIGPEGCLSFPGLFGEVKRFQYVKVRAQNRRGRPFEIEATGFLARALQHEIDHLHGILFTSKVIRYYEEGEFEQ